TGCTTATTACTTACTATCAGCAATATATTAAAAATTATATACATGCCAGTGAAATGCTTAAAATGGCAAAAGACTGGCTTTCCAAAAAAGGATGTTTGAGGTTGCAAGTATAAACAACTTCCTAAACATGTGACATTTATCTACAAGTCACAAAAGAATTTATCATATGGAAACTGTGTGGAAGGAAACATGTAATATACCACAGACCAGGATCTGCCACAACTACTTGGATGTACCACCTTGAGAGTATTCAACTAAATATGTAACACCAGCTCTACCCTACCATTCCATACCTTTAGAATTCTATAACCCCCATTTGTTACAGCATTATCTTTAAGTTCCAAGGCTTCTTACTACTTTCTGAGAGGTCTCTTAATTTCCATGAGACAACTGATATAGTTGTAAAGAACTAAGATTAGATCCAGACTGAATACTAAAATCTGAGGAGAGTGCATCTTGAAGGGATAGGAAACTTGGGCCATGTATATGAACAGCATCTCTAACTGTGGCAATGCCAACGGTTAATGGCTGCCATGTTTTCTCAGCCACGTAGGGGAAATTATTTGTGTGTACACTGCCATTGTTGAAAATGCTGTGTGCAGGGTCTTCAATGGAAATCCTAGGAGCACACCTAAGATGGCCAAAAACATGTTAACTTAACACTAAGTATGCAAGAAGCCTTACATGTATAAatctaagaaaaaaactacttcaaagataaaagaaatataatcaaCAAGAAAATTCaaagaacaattttttttccacatttctcaTAATGAAAGGATTATTGACTGAAATAATGCAAAACAGCAAGGATATTATTATATAAGGTAAACTACTTTGTAGTACTGCAAATTGTGacataatgaaataaacaaacctTTATAGATAATAATCTTGAACGTGTGATTAATCCACTTTAAACTAAAGTATTCTATTAATTATCTATAGAATGAGATGATATTTGTTCAGAAAATCAACTATTTCTAGAGAACCATTCATCAGATATTCAATGTGTACCGTAATGTAGTTTTTAGGCTTTCATATATGGATATTTTACTACTACCCAATGAGTTTCCAAAACACTACAAGATGATCAACTCTGTGGTGCGACAAGCATGCTTTCAGGCATCTCACACAGAATACAAAAATGAGAAACCAACACATGGACAGACAAACATGCGAGACTGATAGTCTGAGGATGCTcaagtacagaaaaaaaaaaaaaaaaaaaaaaagtttgtcttCTGCCTTTGACATTTGGGGTATAAAGTATCTTGATTTATATAGATGGCACATATTTACATACTCTCTGCCTAAGCAATTTGCTTCATCATACTCACCCACTTAATTGTGGATGTTGGTGCAAAGATGGTAGTGTCACACATTTGGGGGATCATCATATGGATGCATGATGCAGTTTGCTGAGTGGGCCTATGTTGGAATGGTAGGGAGCCATTTTGTGCATTAAATGTTACTATGGACAAGTGGATAATATTCTATGTTGAGATAAAGAAGAGCATATGAAACAGAGTTGTATGTTTGTTCACCATTATGGAATAATGTGTACTGTTATAGCTTTTCCATAAGCTAATTAATAAGAATGAAGAGTTCACATGTCTTAAAAGCTGATATTTGCAAGATCCCTTTTTTGGGGTATTTAGGGATAAATCTGCAGAATACCTATTATGATATAAATGGAtctctgggaaaaaaaaataatgcagggTTGTCTCATGAACTTATGATTAAGCTACATGGCAGCTGAATTTTAATTGaacaccaggagagagagagagagagagagagagagagagagagagagagagagagagagagagagagagagagagagagagagagagagagagagagagagagagatcattatgACTAGTATACAAGCAATGCTGAGATGCATCAATACTGACCTTGGGGATTTTCTTTGCAAGTCTGGGCAGTTGATACTTGTGAAGATAGCAACACCTCGGAGAGCGAACCATCCTCCAAATTCAGGGTGCAGACAAACACCAAAAATTTTTCTCTCAGAACACCAAGGATCATTCAACAAGTCTTTCCGCTGATAGTATCTCACTGCCCCAGAAACATGGCCAGCAGTCTGGACCAAAACTCTAGGTCGTTTACTTGGTGTTGTTTGAAAATCATGAATTGTCTCAATTTCAAGGTCTGCATACTCTGCTTTAATTGCAGCAAAGTAATGCATCATGCACTGGTCAATAGGGTCCTGTTTCATTCTTATGCAGTCAGCTGAAGCTAGATATGGAATGAAAGCTTTCTCAAACATGCTTGgtgtgctgatgatgatgaatgctACTGTGTCATCACTGTATGGTAGGAGAAAAGACTTTGAGACCTGCTCATTGTACCAGCCAATTTTAAAAGGATGACACTCAAAGCCATATGGAGAAAGTAATGATGAAAGTTTCCTTTCaatctctcttaatttttcctgAGTGATAATAACCATGatgatgttttcttgttttgctgtACTCTTTCAGTAGCTACTTCAATTCTATACACACTAATGCACCACAGTTTGAAGATGTTTGGAAGTCTTGCATATAATAAGATTGATATGAAAGCCTTTCAAGTAGCCacagttttccttttcatgaCTTTTTGAAACAGCTGCCCATAAAAGCAGTTCTTGCTAAGCAAACCTGGAAGAAAAACATCCCATCATTGcctactctatttctctctACTAAAACTTCCAAGTTATCTTTCCAGAGGCATCATGATTTTTGGAAAGAAAATCTCATTAAAATAATTCTTATAATCACTACTTGTATAGTGATAATTAAACTTTAACAGGTCCCACAGGTCTGGAGTAACTAAGGATAAATTGGGAAGAATTGCTCCTGTATAGCAACTATACTTTGCTCAGTCAGCATATAGTCTTGCATGGCCACATGAAAAAAGACATCACCCTATACTAAAAACTGCATAGTTTATATTTCAAACTTATTTACTAATAGAATACTATCATTTATTGAAGTCACAGTATTAACTCAGAAACAGTTTCCTAAAAcataaacattattattatcttttacgaAGGAtgatagcaagagatacaacacTGCAGTGATATGAAAGAGGCTGATGACAGTCACTTAAAGGAGTGGAGTTAAGACAAAAAGTTTGATTCAACACTGTCTAAAAGAGCAATATTAGTGGAAGCGTCCACCACCCGTGAAAACATACCCCATATATGGATAAATAAGGCCCCCTGCAGCAGAAGAATGGACCACAGCAAGATTGAGTGTGTGAGGGCAGATCACAACCGACTGGTGAGTCAGGTCAAGTAAAACTATTAGGAAGGTTGCTCTTCTCTGCTCACATGCCACACTTAGGATAGGGGAAGAATTTCATGTAGAAAACATGCCTTTACTTTTACCTCAACAGTGATGTGGAGCAAAAGTTGGAAAGATTTTGGGGATAATTTTTGAAATACACCAATTTAtataaaaatggagggaaagaaagaaggacagaGACATTAAGTAAGGAGATGGAGCAGTGTTGAAGAAGGCAAGCCTGTGGTCTTTGAGGTGGCAATAGTAGGGGAATCCTGGTGAAGCCCTGAGCCACACCTAAATGGCCAGTTTAGATTGACAAAAGTATAAACCAAGGTAAACTTAAGGTAGTAGGGTCAGCTACTTGAATTCACTTTCTCCATCTGTTTCTATTCATTGGGTCCTCTTCCTATAGTTCAAGTTTATTCATGTCACACTTCAGtacttctttccctcttattcTCTGTCTATCCACACTCCTCCTACCCTCTCTTTGACATGTCCAAAACATCACAATCTTGCctctcttgccttctcttttATGTTACAAACTCCACACATTCTCATTTCCAACAGTGATATCAACTATCCATCTCACTATCTTCATATCATTCTATGCAGAatatcctcttccatcttcctcaatGACCATGTCTCTGCACCATACAAAAGTATTGGTCTTATTACAGTTTTGCATACTTTCATTCTCAATTTTAATGGTTATGTCCCTATCTAAAATGACTCTAAGCTTCTTTTACCATTTGTCCGCCTTATCTAAACCTCCTTCCTCAGCTATGAGTGATCCAAGATATTTAAACTTTTATGACTGTTTAAGTTTTCTGTCATCTTCTGATATGATGTTGATTTCCTTGTGTCCTTCTCTGGTGCTTaccactatctctgtcttctctgtattcactttcattccttttctttccaggCAGTCCTTCCATGTTAGTCCCACTTAAATTTGAAACGACTGTCTTCCAATATTTTATTCGTACTATTGTCTTCGCTCCCTCATACATCGTGCTCACTAATCTTACCATCTTTTCTTGTACACCCCCTCTTCCTCAAAGTGTAGTACAACACTTCCCCGAAAtccacaaaacaccaataaacttTCCAGTGTTCTTCtaaatatttattttgtatctgTTTCACATTAAATGTTGCATCTGTAGTGCTCTTC
Above is a window of Portunus trituberculatus isolate SZX2019 chromosome 43, ASM1759143v1, whole genome shotgun sequence DNA encoding:
- the LOC123518301 gene encoding cyanocobalamin reductase / alkylcobalamin dealkylase-like isoform X1 — encoded protein: MVIITQEKLREIERKLSSLLSPYGFECHPFKIGWYNEQVSKSFLLPYSDDTVAFIIISTPSMFEKAFIPYLASADCIRMKQDPIDQCMMHYFAAIKAEYADLEIETIHDFQTTPSKRPRVLVQTAGHVSGAVRYYQRKDLLNDPWCSERKIFGVCLHPEFGGWFALRGVAIFTSINCPDLQRKSPREILTTENEVAELLQRYNDHWEDWSFRDIIVPKDRYSKDQREYFATKPADRLPLIKKLVASN
- the LOC123518301 gene encoding cyanocobalamin reductase / alkylcobalamin dealkylase-like isoform X2 translates to MVIITQEKLREIERKLSSLLSPYGFECHPFKIGWYNEQVSKSFLLPYSDDTVAFIIISTPSMFEKAFIPYLASADCIRMKQDPIDQCMMHYFAAIKAEYADLEIETIHDFQTTPSKRPRVLVQTAGHVSGAVRYYQRKDLLNDPWCSERKIFGVCLHPEFGGWFALRGVAIFTSINCPDLQRKSPRPTQQTASCIHMMIPQMCDTTIFAPTSTIKWGNTNNRK